One genomic region from Balaenoptera acutorostrata chromosome 1, mBalAcu1.1, whole genome shotgun sequence encodes:
- the LOC103000965 gene encoding PRAME family member 12-like: MSIWNPPRLLDLVGMSLLRDEALAFAALGDLPTEFFPPLFMEAFHGRRSETLKAMVQAWPFVRLPLGGLMEMPHVGTLRAVLDGLDVLLAQKDCPRRCKLRVLDLRNTGQDFWSMWSGSNVRVSSSSSMAPVAEDRSRTEQPSAPLEVFIELCLNEGTVDEFFIYLMQWVEKRKVSIHLCCKKLKIVTMSMENIMTVLSRVQLDCIQEVQVNCTWHLSTLAMFAPLLGQMGNVQRLLLSHIHVPALEEQEDQHVIQITSQFLRLHHLRDIRMESPSFLQGRLDKMLRCLKTPLENLAITHCLITESDLKHLSQCLNISQLKGLDLSGVTLTDFSAELLQVLLEKVAATLQELDLNLCGIMDYQLEAILPALSHCSQLRTFSMCGNLLSMAIMEKLLRHTDGLPSLILELYPAPRESYSSQRILHLGRLAQLQAELIEIMRNLGRPRTIWISSSPCPRWGNEIFCHEKTVIYCCFVPP; encoded by the exons ATGAGTATCTGGAATCCACCCAGACTCCTGGACCTGGTGGGAATGAGCCTGCTGAGGGATGAGGCCTTGGCCTTTGCTGCTCTGGGGGATCTACCAACAGAGTTCTTCCCACCACTGTTCATGGAGGCCTTCCATGGGAGACGCAGTGAGACCCTGAAGGCCATGGTGCAAGCCTGGCCCTTTGTCCGCCTGCCTCTGGGAGGTCTGATGGAGATGCCTCATGTGGGGACCTTACGAGCAGTGTTGGATGGGCTTGATGTCCTGCTTGCCCAGAAGGATTGCCCCAG GAGGTGCAAACTGCGGGTGCTGGATTTAAGGAATACCGGCCAGGACTTCTGGAGCATGTGGTCTGGATCCAATGTCCGTGTGTCCTCAAGCTCATCGATGGCACCAGTGGCTGAGGACAGGTCAAGGACAGAGCAGCCCTCGGCTCCCTTGGAGGTGTTTATAGAACTTTGCCTCAATGAAGGGACCGTGGATGAATTCTTTATCTACCTCATGCAGTGGGTGGAGAAGAGAAAAGTTTCCATACACCTGTGCTGTAAGAAGCTGAAAATTGTTACCATGTCCATGGAAAATATTATGACGGTCCTGAGTAGGGTGCAGCTGGACTGTATCCAGGAGGTACAAGTGAATTGCACCTGGCATCTGTCCACCCTGGCCATGTTTGCTCCTCTCCTGGGCCAGATGGGTAATGTGCAGAGACTCCTTCTCTCCCACATCCATGTGCCTGCGCTTGAGGAACAGGAGGACCAGCACGTCATCCAAATTACCTCTCAGTTCCTCAGGCTGCACCACCTCCGGGATATCCGTATGgaatctccctccttcctccaagGTCGCCTGGACAAGATGCTCAG GTGCCTGAAGACTCCCTTGGAGAACCTCGCAATAACTCACTGTCTGATTACAGAATCAGACTTGAAACATCTGTCTCAGTGCCTGAACATCAGTCAGCTAAAGGGCCTGGATCTGAGTGGTGTCACACTGACTGACTTTAGTGCTGAGCTCCTCCAAGTTCTGCTGGAGAAAGTTGCAGCCACGCTCCAGGAACTGGACTTAAATCTGTGTGGAATCATGGACTATCAACTTGAGGCCATCCTGCCTGCCCTGAGCCACTGCTCCCAGCTCAGGACCTTCAGCATGTGTGGGAACCTCCTCTCCATGGCCATCATGGAGAAGCTGCTGCGTCATACTGATGGACTGCCCAGTTTAATTCTAGAGCTGTATCCTGCCCCAAGGGAGAGTTACAGCTCTCAGAGAATTCTACACCTAGGGAGACTTGCCCAGCTTCAGGCTGAGCTGATTGAGATTATGAGGAACTTAGGAAGGCCTAGGACCATCTGGATTAGCTCTAGCCCCTGTCCTCGCTGGGGCAATGAGATATTCTGTCATGAGAAGACCGTTATATACTGCTGTTTTGTCCCTCCCTAG
- the LOC103000692 gene encoding PRAME family member 15-like has translation MSVWNPPRLLGLAGMSLLRDEASNITALEYLPIELFPPLFMEAFYGSRSETLKAMVQAWPFVRLPLGDLMKMPHLGTLQAVLAGLDILIAQKDRPRRCKLQVLDLRHTGQDFWSMWSGDRAHGCSSSSMAPVAEDRSRAEQPSAPLVVFIELHLKERTLDGFLTYLMRWVEERKASIHLCCKKLKIVSMPMENIVKVLSMVQLNCIQEVQVNCTWHLSTLAMFAPLLGQMSNVQRLLLSHIHVPAFEEQEEQHVVQITSQFLRLHHLRDIRMESPSYLEGCLDQMLRCLTTPLDNLAITHCLLSDSDLSHLSQCPNISQLKGLDLSGISLTYSSPELLPVLLEKVAATLQELYLDQCGIMDSHLEAILPALSRCPQLMFFSLRGNLISMAIMEKLLRHTSGLPGLSQELYPVPQESYSSQGILQPGRLAQCRAELFEILSVLGRPRIIWISSSSCVHCGDNTFYHPQPIIYL, from the exons ATGAGTGTCTGGAACCCACCCAGACTCCTGGGCCTGGCGGGAATGAGCCTGCTGAGGGATGAGGCCTCAAACATCACTGCTCTGGAGTATCTGCCCATCGAGCTTTTCCCCCCACTGTTCATGGAAGCATTCTATGGGAGTCGCAGTGAGACCCTGAAGGCCATGGTGCAAGCCTGGCCCTTTGTCCGCCTGCCTCTGGGGGACCTGATGAAGATGCCTCATCTGGGAACCTTACAAGCAGTGCTGGCTGGGCTTGATATCCTGATTGCCCAGAAGGATCGCCCCAG GAGGTGCAAACTGCAGGTGCTGGATTTAAGGCATACtggacaagacttctggagcatgtGGTCTGGAGACAGGGCCCATGGGTGCTCAAGCTCATCGATGGCACCAGTGGCTGAGGACAGGTCAAGGGCAGAGCAGCCCTCGGCTCCCTTGGTGGTGTTCATAGAACTTCACCTCAAAGAAAGGACCCTGGATGGATTCCTCACCTACCTCATGAGGTGGGTGGAGGAGAGGAAAGCTTCCATACACCTGTGCTGTAAGAAACTGAAGATCGTTTCAATGCCCATGGAAAATATTGTGAAGGTCCTGAGTATGGTGCAGCTGAACTGTATCCAGGAGGTGCAAGTGAATTGCACCTGGCATCTGTCCACCCTGGCCATGTTTGCTCCTCTCCTGGGCCAGATGAGTAATGTGCAGAGACTCCTTCTCTCCCACATCCATGTGCCTGCGTTTGAGGAACAGGAGGAGCAGCATGTTGTCCAAATTACCTCTCAGTTCCTCAGGCTGCACCACCTCCGGGATATCCGTATGGAATCTCCCTCCTACCTTGAAGGCTGCCTGGACCAGATGCTCAG GTGTCTGACAACCCCCTTGGACAACCTTGCAATAACTCACTGCCTCCTTTCGGATTCAGACTTGAGCCATCTGTCCCAGTGTCCGAACATCAGTCAGCTAAAGGGCCTGGATCTGAGTGGCATCTCCCTGACCTACTCTAGTCCTGAGCTCCTCCCAGTTCTGTTGGAGAAAGTTGCAGCCACCCTCCAGGAACTGTATTTAGATCAGTGTGGGATCATGGACTCCCATCTTGAGGCCATCCTGCCTGCCTTGAGCCGTTGCCCCCAGCTCATGTTCTTCAGCCTGCGTGGAAACCTCATCTCCATGGCCATCATGGAGAAGCTGCTGCGACACACCTCTGGGCTGCCCGGTTTAAGTCAAGAGCTGTACCCTGTCCCTCAGGAGAGTTACAGCTCTCAGGGGATTCTCCAACCTGGGAGACTTGCACAGTGTCGGGCTGAACTGTTTGAGATTCTGAGTGTCTTAGGACGTCCCAGGATCATCTGGATTAGTTCCAGCTCCTGTGTGCACTGTGGAGATAACACATTCTATCATCCCCAGCCCATCATATACCTCTGA